One Bacteroidota bacterium DNA window includes the following coding sequences:
- a CDS encoding T9SS type A sorting domain-containing protein — protein sequence MKTKLKTITACIALGAMMLNTNFAFGQGSCNLTASALAGPDKIYCTCCGGPPTIGGSPDCDGGTQTCHPTQQITYAWLPTTGLSSSTVCHPTASPTITTTYTLTVTFTCGHVVFGGSHYYCCVDGCSGSTCTTSPYCSGTQTRSDVVVVTVTSNGCCCRLENPDKQAEVINMLTKVYPNPSPGIFTLELAEVKPGTDIHVYNMAGEGVWADWNTTSTKQTIDLSNQSSGVYFL from the coding sequence ATGAAAACAAAACTAAAAACAATTACAGCGTGCATTGCGCTAGGCGCGATGATGCTGAACACAAACTTTGCCTTTGGGCAAGGGTCATGTAATTTAACAGCAAGCGCACTTGCAGGACCTGATAAAATCTATTGTACTTGCTGCGGAGGACCTCCTACAATCGGTGGAAGCCCTGACTGTGATGGAGGAACTCAAACTTGTCATCCTACTCAACAAATAACTTACGCATGGCTGCCAACAACAGGACTAAGTAGTTCCACAGTTTGCCATCCAACAGCATCACCTACTATAACGACAACATATACTCTAACTGTAACTTTTACATGTGGTCATGTCGTTTTTGGAGGTTCTCATTATTATTGTTGTGTTGATGGATGTTCCGGGAGTACATGTACAACTTCTCCCTATTGCTCAGGAACGCAGACAAGAAGTGATGTTGTAGTAGTAACTGTAACAAGTAATGGTTGCTGCTGCCGCCTTGAAAACCCGGATAAGCAGGCGGAAGTGATAAATATGCTGACAAAGGTTTATCCGAATCCATCGCCAGGAATATTCACCCTTGAACTGGCAGAAGTAAAACCCGGAACAGATATTCATGTTTACAATATGGCAGGAGAAGGAGTGTGGGCGGATTGGAATACTACATCAACCAAGCAAACCATTGACCTGTCCAATCAAAGCAGCGGAGTGTATTTTCTT